DNA sequence from the Gopherus evgoodei ecotype Sinaloan lineage unplaced genomic scaffold, rGopEvg1_v1.p scaffold_31_arrow_ctg1, whole genome shotgun sequence genome:
CACCTTGTGGTAGGGCACAGGGCAGAGGTGAGCATGTACCCTActtcccttccagagccagggatagaacccaggagtcctggctcctagcccctcctgctctaacccacttgACCCCACTCCCCTTTCAGACTACAAGATATAGGCCTGATGGAGTGGGTCAGACAGACCATGGTGGTGGTCTGCTTGTCTGGCCTCCATCACTGATATCTAAGCATCTCATaatcttcagtgtatttattCTCATGCTATTTCAGAGATTCCCTCCACCTTCCCATGCCAGGGACTCTGTGCCCCCCATGActgcaccctcccaccccccaatgcCAGGAGCTAAGTGTGTACCCAACCAGTCTATCTGGGAGACTAGTAATGCAGGGTGTCTAGATGTTAAATTGCATCTGGACactgagctgggggcaggggagttatGCCTGAAGATAGGTGTTAATGGCACCAGAAACTGGTTCCTTCATTTATAGACAGACAATTGCAGAGCTACTTGAAGCTGTATCTTTACTAATCAGATGCTGGGGCCTCTGTGTCCTCCATTTTCCCCCTTCTGGACTTTTGATTTCTCCCCAAAATCAATAAGGTTCCACCCACGGGTGTCTAGAACATTCCCTGGAGTTTTGGAGTAGATTGCATGCAGCGTTAACACTTTTCTGTGTTAGACAGATGCCATCAAGTTGAGTATAGGGCCTGGCCTAGGTTGTCCAATCATCCACTCCCTCTTTGGATCTTACTAAATTCTTGGTCTCAACAGTATCTCGTGGCCGTGAGTTCCGCAGACTAATCACACACCAACTGGCTCTGTTTTGTATATGCCACCTCTCCCAATTTATTGTGTCTTTGTGTTGGGAGATGGGGAGAGCGGACGTGGCTCTTTTGAAACCCCCTACCCAACAAGGGCGATCAGCGCTCTGGTATCAAGAGACTCTATCTGTGGAGTTTCTCCTAGAGAATTTTCAGAGGTGACTTGATGCTAGTCTATCAGCACCTCCCTGGGGAGCTCTTTAACCTAGCATACAAAGGCGAGCGAGATCCGGTGGATGAAATGAGGCAAATCCAGAGTAGAAATAAGGGGCAGATTTTTCCCCAGGGGGCAGAATTAACCCTGGGGCAACTTCCCCCAGGATGGGGCAGATTCTCCAACCCTTGGAGTCTCTCCACTGAGATCAGGTATCTCTCTAAACTCCACTCTACCGGATCAGGGTTTGAAGTTAAGGACgctcttgttgaacctcagatctgggctgcaggcagaaatTGCTGGTGGAGGTTCTCAGCCTGGGCTATGCAGCAGGGCCGAATGGTCCTGTctgggccttaaaatctgtgaaagtTCCCCTAGTGATTTTTGTGTATCTAGCTCCAGATGCCGCCTAATAATCCCTAGCTCCTTCAGAGCGCACTCTGTGAGCAGATCTTTACAAAGGTGGTCAAGATCataatccctccccccacctttagagaaggggaaactgaggcacgaagtTGTGATGTatcaagtcacccagcaggccactggcagaaccaggaatagaactgtGTGttttccactaggccatgctgcctgccaGCTGGGCTGCTTCGTTTCCCATGGGGCCTCCTGTAAATCACCCCTCTTAGGGTGTCTCGACCCCAAACCCCCAGGTCAAACCTTGGCCttggtgtgtgcctcagtttccccagggcaAGGAGACCCTGATGCTGATCTGCTGGGTGGGTTCTGTTGGCGACTGGGTCCATAACGAGAAACCTTTTCCTCTTTGCAGACTGGCTCTTCGTCGTCCTGGTGGTGCTGGGattcctgctcctcttcctcctcttcggCATCTGCTGGtgccagtgctgcccccacaCCTGCTGCTGCTATGTCCGGTGCCCCTGCTGCCCTGAGAAGTGCTGCTGCCCAGAGGCTCGTGAGTTCTCTCCTTTGTCTCATGCTGCATGGGGAACTTaccgaaaaaaaaaaagagggggtgggggctgggagccgggactcctgggttctgtctgtagctctgggaggggagtggtgtctagtagttagagtgggggggctgggagccaaactcctgggttttctccctggTGCTGCGAGGCAGTTTGGGGAAGTCCTCAATGGGAGCTATTTCTGCTGATCTGCATATTCCAATCCCTCAAACTACCCCTGCTTTCTCTTTTCAGTCTACGTTGCTGGAAAAGCTGCTACTGCCGGTGTCCCCAGTGTTTATGCTCCGAGTGTCGGTGCCCCCAGTATCTACTCCCACCCAAACCCCGTGAAGCTAGGTCCTCCCGCCACCACAATCCCCATGGGCCCCATGTCGCCCATGTACAACGGCTATGGGGCGGAATACGACAGAGCCAGCTCCGGTAACTTTGCATTCTATGTCAATTCTGTGCTGCCACCATAGTGACTAACTGTGCTGGAGTCAGTGACCGCAGCTGGGGAGCTGCCAGttggctgcagctccactggtgtCAATCGGCTGTAGTGccgctggagtcagtgctgatTTACATCCCCCGTGGCTACCTGGAGGGTAGAGTGTAAACTGGATAGCGGCATGCTCAGTCCTAGTTACAGTTACGGTGCTCAGCTGACTCTcatttgggggggcagggactgtctctctttgtgtctgtgcagcacctgacactatggggccccgatctcagctggggcagggactgtgtctctttgtgtctgggcagcacctggcacaatgggttcTACCGTATTATAAATACAGGTTTTCTAGTCACGTGCTAGAACTaaggaccctgatcctgcaaccctgGAGCGCTGGGACTTGCAGGACTGGGGTGCATAGATGGGGAAATCATGGCACCGAGCAGCAAGGCTGAAGCTGTTGATGTCTTTAATTTCTCTTGATTTCCTTGTAGTTGGAGGGAACAGCTCCAAGGTGCCCCTGCTCCGGGATACGGATAGTGGTGGGAACTCAGGTAAGGAGAAGCCAGGCTGTGAAGCAGAGACTTGGCAGATGACAGTATAGCAGTGGGAATTGATGTGATACTCTTGCCCCCTGCTGGATGGCGTTGGCACTGCTCCCCCATGGCTCATAGTGCCCTCTTCAGCTCAGGCAGCCACAGTTATAGCCCCTTCCTGGCCTGAGCCATGCGGCTAAGCAAGCTAAGCAGAGTCAGGCCTGGACAGTGCTAGGGTGGGAGACCTATGGTGCAGGGAGTTGTCCGAAGGGCACCCTTGCCTTTTGGAGTCAGGGGcagtgctagggggtgctgtgctgggaggaggggcaccCTTGCAGTCAGTACTGGCCCCAGTGCCCCAGCGTGGTGGTAGGGGGCGCTATGCGGTGAGAGGTGCTCACCAATCATCATAAAGATTGCTTAGCGTGTTGATTCTTAAAGGTCTGTAAGTGCCCCATACGCCCAATGGCCAAATCCCATGTTGGGCAATTCCATTCCACCCCCCTTCATTTGGATCTGAGATTCTCCTTCACTTGCTGTTGTGCAGCGTTATGTGCAGCTGTTCCTCAGCTGCACCttcccagaggcggctgcatctcaGGCATCGCTATTAAGCTGTACCTAGCGGCCTTGCCTCAGAGGTGGCTTCATCTCACTGGTTGTGCCTGCCCCTTCCAGACAGGTTTGGCACTAAGGGGGTCTCTAACTCACTCCCCTCTTtggctccctctcttcccagcagTGCGGAGCGGATATCGGATTCAGGCTAACCAGCAGGACGACTCCATGCGGGTCCTTTATTACATGGAGAGGGAGCTGGCCAATTTTGACCCTACGCGGCCAGGCCAGGCCAATGGCAAGCTGGAGAAAGGTGAGTAGCCTCTTGGCTGTAGATTCCTCTTCTCCTTCCACCCAGCAAGAAACCCAGGGGATGCCaagagctccctgcagcacagcaccccctagcaccaTGCTTGGGCAGCGGGGCCAGCCCTGTCAGGGGGGAGTGCCCCCATGCTGCTCCAAGCACAACAGCGCCCCTTAGTGCTGCCCTGGGGCATCGGGGCCAGCCCTGTCAGAGGGGAGTGCCCCCAGGCTGCTCCAAGCAGCACAGGGCCCCCTAGCGCTGCCCTGGAGCATCGGGGCCAGCCCTGTCAGAGGGGAGTGCCCCCAGGCTGCTCCAAGCAGCACAGGGCCCCCTAGCGCTGCCCTGGGGCATCGaggccagccctgactgctggGGAGTGCCCCCAGGCTGCTCCAAGCAGCACAGGGCCCCTTATGCTGCCCTGGGGCATCGAGGCCAGCCCTGTCAGAGGGGAGTGCCCCCAGGCTGCTCCAAGCAGCACAGGGCCCCCTAGCGCTGCCCTGGGGCATCGAGGCCAGCCCTGTCAGAGGGGAGTGCCTCCAGGCTGCTCCAAGCAGCACAGGGCCCCCTAGCGCTGCCCTGGGGCATCGaggccagccctgactgctggGGAGTGCCCCCAGGCTGCTCCAAGCAGCACAGGGCCCCCTAGCGCTGCCCTGGGGCATCGAGGCCAGCCCTGTCAGAGGGGAGTGCCCCCAGGCTGCTCcaagcagcacagcgccccctagcgctgccctggggcatcgaggccagccctgactgctggggaggcctgtttaaccctttctctttcctcccagcctcagtgatgAGTGAGATCAGCTCCCTCCACGAAGACGACCGGCGCCAGGAGCTGCGCCAGGGGCTGGGGCGGCTGCGGAGCCGGCCCATGTCACCCATCAGCgacgtgggggagggggacagtggGCGGGGGAGCGAGACCCGGCGCCTCGTCCCCACTCCCCGGCGGGGCGAGCGCTATGAGGAGGAGCACTACGCCCGGCGGCCCCGCTCCCACTCTGTGGATGACCTGGACCGTGACTGGTCCCCACAGCCTGAGGGACGGGGCAGGGGACGGGGCAGGCAGCATCGGGACAGCTCCCCCAACTGGCGAGAGGAGGAGTACTACGGCCGGCAGCGCAGCCGCAGCAGGGACGACCTGCGGGAGCTGGATAGGAGCCACTACGATGGGCGGCTCCTGCAGGAGGCGCTGCGCAAGAAGGGGCGGGCTGACAGCCGCGAGGACTTGGATGGGGGCAGCAGTTCCAGCGCGCGATCGGGAAACAGGAGGGATCGGGATGAAGACGGCTTCCCCCCACCGCCGCCACCCTACACAGAAACAGAGTCGGTCTCCTCCCGGGGCAAGAATGACCGCAAGCTCCGACGGGTAAGTGGATGGGATGCAGGGCCTCGCctctctagggggcaccagctgcTATCACACTCCACAGTGTGCCACTGgctcaggagggggaggggggcatggcAGTAAATGGGACATAGTGCCCCCTAGAGGAGAAAGGCCCCACCAAGTTGCAAATCCATGtcaggaatggcagcagcacagctgttgcTCACAAATCTAGCTGTGATCTAGGTTCGTTGTTCCTCCACATAAGGGCCTTGGGCAGGAAGCCTTTAACTGCCGGAGGATAAAGCTCTGCTCAGGGGATAGAGGGGCAGGCAGATGTGCTCTCAGTTATGTGGGCCCGTGTACAAGACTCAGTCTTCCAAGCCAACCTGCGGCTCAGGGCTCTGCTGTCCTGTTCCTCTTTGACTCTGCCTTCCCCAGAAAGCcctggtggctggctggctgttagGGTTTCATCACAAGTCTCCTATTGTTCAGtgtggggatttttaaaagccattttctTGTACTCAtggctggggaaagagggttGGGTAGGCATTTCCCTTCACACCCCTCAAATCTTGGGGCATGtactgatttttctctctctgaaacACAACCCTTTTGAGACTCTGGAACTAAACAGCAAAAGTAGTACCCAACATGATTTTTTTGAGCTCCCGGCCTATGGTGTCTGTGCACCTGTTGGTGAAGGAGGCAAGCTTCCAAGATTTTCCTTCACCCCCCCCTTGTCTCGCTACAATGCTAGTGCTTTGGATTTTCCCCCAGTGAGCAGCCTTTAGACCCACCCCCGAGGAAATCACCTCTTGATCTTTATGGGCAGCTCAACGGGTGGTGTGCTCTGAGTCTCACTGGAAGGCATTTCACCTCTGTAGGGTCTCTCTCTTTTTGCTGATCCTGCCACATCTGTTTCCCTTCCAGAACCATGACCTCAGCAGAGAGAGCTTGGTGGTTTAAATGCAGCCTGCTTTCCTTCCCGATCGCTTCCCAGAAGCACCACCAGTGCAGAAGATGGAGGCCGTGGATCTGGGATAGTCACCTCCTTTCCTTGGAGGGCACACAGGACACTGGCTGGCCCGTTGCCACAGGGTTTGGCAAAGCAGTTGGGGCCTTGTCTACCTGATACTTTTATTATGAATTCGATCAGTGTATAGCCTGAGATTTCTCAAGTCAGGCATGGGACAGGGGCTCCTGATTGCCACGGAAAAACAGGGCATTACTGGGGGAATCTGGAGTCcttgtgggggaggaagaggtctCTAAATTCAAGCCttaattttaatataatatttgaaatatttggACCAACTCCTCAACTGGTATCAATTATCTCAGTTGAGTGACATCTGCTTGACACCAGCTGGAGAACTGGCCTATTATTTTGGCTCCAATTCCCAGCTGGTCCATAGAACTGTAAATTCTGTTTCCCtggatattttcaaatattttgatgctTTTAAGACTAACTTTTTTCCAAAGCTGTCTTAAAATTACATGTATTTTAGTGGAGTTGTGGAATCCCAGATGCTGTACATACTCTTGCAAATAGCTGGGCTGGTTTTTTATCAGTAGCTTTTTGAGATTTTTCTGAttgttgtaaaaaataaaaaaatcatctaaaaagtttgtgtgtgggaggggcggAATTAGGGGAATTGGACACGGTGccttttcccctctagggggtgttGGCTCCAGTCTGGTTCCAGGACTCAGGGAGCGGCTGGCTCCGGGGGTGGAGAATGGGACTTGGGCTTTTTTCTCTAGGGGGCAACAGAGCCAGCCACACTGAGGGCTACAGACTCCAACATTGTGACTGCAGCTACTGTGATCCAGTGGGCGGAGACAGAATCGCATCAGCTATTGgcacctgcagccctggggcagaaaGTTGGATTGGCCTCAGACACAGAGCCCAGTCTAC
Encoded proteins:
- the LSR gene encoding lipolysis-stimulated lipoprotein receptor isoform X2, producing the protein MEPRGPQPALRTLLWLLVGAWVSGPAQGMQVTVLNPFNVVILFQPVTLQCNYQTSATQPPIVTWKYKSYCRSRLADAFNPSSQANQINNQLQQNNPGYNPYVECQDSTRTVRVVATKQGNAVTLGDFYQGRRITITNNADLSIDQTAWGDSGVYYCTVTSSQDLQGNNEAYAELIVLGKSSEVSELLPGFQIGHMEDWLFVVLVVLGFLLLFLLFGICWCQCCPHTCCCYVRCPCCPEKCCCPEALYVAGKAATAGVPSVYAPSVGAPSIYSHPNPVKLGPPATTIPMGPMSPMYNGYGAEYDRASSVGGNSSKVPLLRDTDSGGNSVRSGYRIQANQQDDSMRVLYYMERELANFDPTRPGQANGKLEKASVMSEISSLHEDDRRQELRQGLGRLRSRPMSPISDVGEGDSGRGSETRRLVPTPRRGERYEEEHYARRPRSHSVDDLDRDWSPQPEGRGRGRGRQHRDSSPNWREEEYYGRQRSRSRDDLRELDRSHYDGRLLQEALRKKGRADSREDLDGGSSSSARSGNRRDRDEDGFPPPPPPYTETESVSSRGKNDRKLRRNHDLSRESLVV
- the LSR gene encoding lipolysis-stimulated lipoprotein receptor isoform X1; protein product: MEPRGPQPALRTLLWLLVGAWVSGPAQGMQVTVLNPFNVVILFQPVTLQCNYQTSATQPPIVTWKYKSYCRSRLADAFNPSSQANQINNQLQQNNPGYNPYVECQDSTRTVRVVATKQGNAVTLGDFYQGRRITITNNADLSIDQTAWGDSGVYYCTVTSSQDLQGNNEAYAELIVLGKSSEVSELLPGFQIGHMEDWLFVVLVVLGFLLLFLLFGICWCQCCPHTCCCYVRCPCCPEKCCCPEALYVAGKAATAGVPSVYAPSVGAPSIYSHPNPVKLGPPATTIPMGPMSPMYNGYGAEYDRASSVGGNSSKVPLLRDTDSGGNSAVRSGYRIQANQQDDSMRVLYYMERELANFDPTRPGQANGKLEKASVMSEISSLHEDDRRQELRQGLGRLRSRPMSPISDVGEGDSGRGSETRRLVPTPRRGERYEEEHYARRPRSHSVDDLDRDWSPQPEGRGRGRGRQHRDSSPNWREEEYYGRQRSRSRDDLRELDRSHYDGRLLQEALRKKGRADSREDLDGGSSSSARSGNRRDRDEDGFPPPPPPYTETESVSSRGKNDRKLRRNHDLSRESLVV
- the LSR gene encoding lipolysis-stimulated lipoprotein receptor isoform X3 → MEPRGPQPALRTLLWLLVGAWVSGPAQGMQVTVLNPFNVVILFQPVTLQCNYQTSATQPPIVTWKYKSYCRSRLADAFNPSSQANQINNQLQQNNPGYNPYVECQDSTRTVRVVATKQGNAVTLGDFYQGRRITITNNADLSIDQTAWGDSGVYYCTVTSSQDLQGNNEAYAELIVLDWLFVVLVVLGFLLLFLLFGICWCQCCPHTCCCYVRCPCCPEKCCCPEALYVAGKAATAGVPSVYAPSVGAPSIYSHPNPVKLGPPATTIPMGPMSPMYNGYGAEYDRASSVGGNSSKVPLLRDTDSGGNSAVRSGYRIQANQQDDSMRVLYYMERELANFDPTRPGQANGKLEKASVMSEISSLHEDDRRQELRQGLGRLRSRPMSPISDVGEGDSGRGSETRRLVPTPRRGERYEEEHYARRPRSHSVDDLDRDWSPQPEGRGRGRGRQHRDSSPNWREEEYYGRQRSRSRDDLRELDRSHYDGRLLQEALRKKGRADSREDLDGGSSSSARSGNRRDRDEDGFPPPPPPYTETESVSSRGKNDRKLRRNHDLSRESLVV
- the LSR gene encoding lipolysis-stimulated lipoprotein receptor isoform X4, whose amino-acid sequence is MEPRGPQPALRTLLWLLVGAWVSGPAQGMQVTVLNPFNVVILFQPVTLQCNYQTSATQPPIVTWKYKSYCRSRLADAFNPSSQANQINNQLQQNNPGYNPYVECQDSTRTVRVVATKQGNAVTLGDFYQGRRITITNNADLSIDQTAWGDSGVYYCTVTSSQDLQGNNEAYAELIVLDWLFVVLVVLGFLLLFLLFGICWCQCCPHTCCCYVRCPCCPEKCCCPEALYVAGKAATAGVPSVYAPSVGAPSIYSHPNPVKLGPPATTIPMGPMSPMYNGYGAEYDRASSVGGNSSKVPLLRDTDSGGNSVRSGYRIQANQQDDSMRVLYYMERELANFDPTRPGQANGKLEKASVMSEISSLHEDDRRQELRQGLGRLRSRPMSPISDVGEGDSGRGSETRRLVPTPRRGERYEEEHYARRPRSHSVDDLDRDWSPQPEGRGRGRGRQHRDSSPNWREEEYYGRQRSRSRDDLRELDRSHYDGRLLQEALRKKGRADSREDLDGGSSSSARSGNRRDRDEDGFPPPPPPYTETESVSSRGKNDRKLRRNHDLSRESLVV